From Campylobacter upsaliensis, the proteins below share one genomic window:
- the ccsA gene encoding cytochrome c biogenesis protein — translation MKNFLKSVGDLRISIALFLLFAFFCALATFIESAYGTPTAWAMIYGTAWFGYIQLLLGINLLCAMFAYKMFRLKKLPLMIFHFSFLFILLGSAMTRYGGFEGMLHIREKDENSIMQSAKSTIRFSAVENGAIYSSVNTEHIGVLPFVNSFNMQLNMSEKANLIYKDLLLDAKYVFEENNASSPLLVLMLSSQGMQGSEIVFKKGEIKNLSGVNFAFLNDAVQAPFVKIDENLELSSSEDLKFLNMGDGTSAILKAKTKESVKERRLYELNDVNFVVKFASLSAKESIGGVNREQDSSFWAWFKSAWLEVGRTLLVSSFGEPQTWKTSWLLGLKDFAMSKDYQALKLTGRNALKLELNYKGQNKEVVVFEYDNPISVELAGRKFFISWTYSYEELPFTLYLKDFVMDRYPGSNSPASYASEVIVKDKDREFDYRIFMNNVLDYKGYRFYQSSYDQDELGTILSVNQDPGKIPTYIGYFLLSLGMFLNLLNPHSRFRTLAKLINKEAMKNSAAFLLVFFFCFGASKALAQNNLPVIDKEHAKTLNFLVVQKFDGRMSPFDTLAKEVLEKIRKSDHYQNQEASAIVLSMMMNPNEWQKEPFIIMPKNEAVRDEIAKILDIKSAKYIAYKDFFTKDGLYKLQRYVENANRKNPNARGVFDKEIIALDERANIVNYVFGGVLFKIIPKQNDENNLWLPPFSALKDLQGREQELVWALIKNYFSSVDEALVSGDWSKANEGLNLIKQYQLKFGSSVMPNERKIATEIFINEVQIFVKLIPVYLLAGFLLLLLVLAKMINHKLKINFIFKLVYYLNIFVFAIHTAGLGIRAYLAERAPWSNAYESMVYIAWALALSGIFFSKRSPISLSLTSILAGIVLAVAHLNEMNPQITPLMPVLHSYWLSIHVSVITASYGFFGLSALLGIFTLILMCFLKKDGNLQSGLLRNITEATRINEMAMILGLCLLTVGNFLGAIWANESWGRYWSWDSKETWSLVSILVYAAILHLRMIPKYANQFIFALWSMFAYWVIIMTYFGVNYFLVGMHSYAAGEATQIPNYVYWGFCLMVILGILAYRKRKFISRL, via the coding sequence ATGAAGAATTTCTTAAAAAGCGTGGGAGATTTGCGAATTTCCATTGCTTTATTTTTGCTTTTTGCATTTTTTTGCGCTTTGGCAACCTTTATTGAAAGTGCTTATGGGACGCCTACTGCTTGGGCTATGATTTATGGCACTGCTTGGTTTGGTTATATTCAACTTTTACTTGGCATTAATTTGCTTTGTGCAATGTTTGCCTATAAGATGTTTAGACTTAAAAAACTACCATTAATGATTTTTCATTTTTCTTTTTTATTCATTCTTTTGGGTAGTGCGATGACGCGATATGGTGGCTTTGAAGGTATGCTCCATATAAGAGAAAAGGATGAAAATTCTATTATGCAAAGTGCAAAAAGCACTATACGCTTTTCAGCAGTGGAAAATGGTGCGATTTATAGTAGTGTCAATACCGAACACATAGGCGTTTTGCCCTTTGTAAATTCTTTTAATATGCAGCTTAATATGAGTGAAAAGGCGAATTTGATTTATAAAGATCTGCTTTTAGATGCCAAATATGTCTTTGAGGAAAATAATGCTTCTTCTCCCTTACTTGTCCTAATGCTTTCTTCGCAGGGTATGCAAGGAAGTGAGATTGTCTTTAAAAAGGGAGAGATTAAAAATTTAAGCGGAGTTAATTTTGCTTTCTTAAATGATGCAGTTCAAGCACCTTTTGTCAAAATTGACGAAAATTTAGAGCTTAGTTCTAGTGAAGATTTGAAATTTTTGAATATGGGCGATGGCACAAGTGCTATTTTAAAAGCAAAAACTAAGGAAAGTGTGAAAGAAAGAAGACTCTATGAATTAAATGATGTTAATTTTGTAGTTAAATTTGCTTCTTTGAGTGCAAAGGAGAGCATTGGGGGAGTTAATAGGGAGCAAGATTCTAGTTTTTGGGCGTGGTTTAAGAGTGCTTGGCTAGAAGTGGGACGCACCCTTTTAGTCTCTTCTTTTGGTGAGCCGCAAACTTGGAAGACTTCTTGGCTTTTGGGATTGAAAGATTTTGCGATGAGTAAGGACTATCAAGCACTTAAATTAACGGGACGCAATGCTTTAAAACTTGAGCTAAATTATAAGGGACAAAATAAAGAAGTTGTAGTGTTTGAGTATGATAATCCCATATCCGTAGAACTTGCTGGGCGTAAATTTTTTATCTCTTGGACTTATAGTTATGAAGAGCTTCCCTTTACGCTTTATCTTAAAGACTTCGTAATGGATCGCTATCCAGGGTCAAATTCTCCAGCATCTTATGCGAGTGAAGTGATTGTGAAAGATAAAGATAGGGAATTTGATTATAGGATTTTTATGAATAATGTTTTAGATTATAAAGGCTACCGCTTTTATCAAAGCTCATATGATCAAGATGAACTAGGCACTATCCTTTCAGTCAATCAGGACCCAGGCAAAATTCCTACTTATATAGGTTATTTTTTACTTTCTCTTGGTATGTTTTTAAATTTGCTTAATCCACATTCAAGATTTAGAACTCTAGCCAAGCTCATTAACAAAGAAGCTATGAAAAATTCTGCCGCCTTTCTTTTGGTTTTCTTTTTTTGTTTTGGAGCGAGTAAGGCTCTAGCACAAAATAATTTGCCTGTCATAGATAAGGAGCATGCTAAAACGCTTAATTTTTTAGTGGTGCAAAAATTTGATGGAAGAATGAGTCCTTTTGATACTTTAGCAAAAGAGGTTTTGGAAAAAATTCGAAAAAGTGATCACTATCAAAATCAAGAAGCAAGTGCCATTGTGCTTTCTATGATGATGAATCCTAATGAGTGGCAAAAAGAACCTTTTATCATTATGCCTAAAAATGAAGCTGTAAGAGATGAAATCGCTAAAATTTTAGATATAAAAAGTGCTAAATATATAGCTTATAAGGATTTTTTCACTAAAGATGGACTTTATAAGCTCCAACGCTATGTTGAAAATGCTAATCGCAAAAATCCAAATGCTAGAGGTGTTTTTGATAAAGAAATCATCGCTTTAGATGAAAGGGCAAATATTGTTAATTATGTTTTTGGTGGAGTTTTGTTTAAGATTATTCCTAAGCAAAATGATGAAAATAATCTTTGGCTTCCGCCTTTTTCTGCCTTAAAAGACTTGCAGGGCAGGGAGCAAGAGCTTGTTTGGGCTTTGATTAAGAATTATTTTAGCTCTGTTGATGAGGCTTTGGTAAGTGGCGATTGGTCTAAGGCAAATGAGGGGTTAAATTTAATTAAGCAATATCAGCTTAAATTTGGCTCTAGCGTTATGCCAAATGAAAGAAAAATCGCTACGGAAATTTTCATTAATGAGGTGCAAATTTTTGTCAAGCTTATCCCCGTGTATCTTTTGGCTGGCTTCTTACTTTTACTTTTAGTTTTGGCTAAAATGATTAATCATAAGCTTAAAATTAATTTTATTTTTAAACTTGTGTATTATTTAAATATTTTTGTTTTTGCGATACACACGGCAGGGCTTGGCATTAGAGCTTATTTAGCTGAGAGAGCTCCTTGGAGTAATGCTTATGAAAGTATGGTTTATATCGCTTGGGCTTTGGCACTTTCTGGCATATTTTTCTCAAAAAGAAGCCCCATTTCTCTTTCTTTGACATCTATTTTAGCGGGTATCGTATTGGCTGTGGCTCACTTAAATGAAATGAATCCGCAAATTACACCTCTAATGCCCGTTTTACACTCTTACTGGCTTAGTATCCATGTGTCCGTGATTACGGCGAGTTACGGATTTTTTGGCTTAAGTGCTTTGCTTGGAATTTTCACCTTAATTTTGATGTGTTTTCTTAAAAAAGATGGAAATTTACAAAGTGGACTTTTGCGAAATATCACAGAAGCGACTAGAATCAACGAAATGGCGATGATTTTGGGACTTTGTTTGCTTACGGTGGGAAATTTTTTGGGTGCTATTTGGGCTAATGAAAGTTGGGGGAGATATTGGAGCTGGGATAGTAAAGAAACTTGGTCGCTTGTAAGCATACTTGTTTATGCGGCAATTTTGCACCTTAGAATGATTCCTAAATATGCGAATCAGTTTATTTTTGCACTTTGGAGTATGTTTGCTTATTGGGTGATTATTATGACTTATTTCGGAGTCAATTATTTCTTGGTTGGTATGCACTCTTACGCTGCTGGTGAGGCAACGCAAATTCCAAATTATGTTTATTGGGGTTTTTGCTTAATGGTCATTTTGGGAATTTTAGCTTATAGAAAGCGAAAATTTATCAGTAGGCTTTAA
- the murG gene encoding undecaprenyldiphospho-muramoylpentapeptide beta-N-acetylglucosaminyltransferase, whose product MMIVLTGGGTGGHLNIVKCLLESAVKKNLDCIYIGSENGQDKAWFANEERFKTKYFLSSTGVVNQSKLKKLKALKQILKLSFKCQKIFKEHSIKAVISVGGYSAAPASFGAIFARIPLFIHEQNSKSGSLNSFLKPFSKSFFSAFEKEVIPYPVGENFFTLARERKELKTIIFLGGSQGAKFINNLAIKLAPMLKEKGVKIIHQCGREDYELCEKAYKELNVNVDLFAFHNDLASKMKEADLAISRAGASTLFELCANTLPTIFIPYPYAAKNHQFFNAKFLQDRALCQIFTQEQCQNEMTFLNSIFTMNLKYISQKLQGVTQKNGADLMLERVLNSL is encoded by the coding sequence ATTATGATAGTTTTAACAGGTGGAGGCACGGGAGGGCATTTAAATATCGTTAAATGCCTACTTGAAAGTGCGGTAAAAAAAAATTTAGACTGCATTTATATAGGAAGTGAAAATGGGCAAGATAAAGCGTGGTTTGCAAATGAAGAGCGTTTTAAAACTAAGTATTTTCTAAGCTCAACAGGAGTGGTTAATCAAAGCAAATTGAAAAAATTAAAAGCCTTAAAACAGATTTTAAAGCTTTCCTTTAAGTGCCAAAAAATTTTTAAAGAACATAGTATAAAAGCTGTCATTAGCGTGGGTGGATATAGTGCTGCACCTGCTTCTTTTGGAGCGATTTTTGCAAGAATTCCACTTTTTATCCACGAGCAAAATTCAAAAAGCGGAAGTTTAAATTCCTTTCTTAAACCTTTTTCTAAAAGCTTTTTTAGTGCTTTTGAGAAAGAAGTTATCCCCTACCCTGTGGGAGAAAATTTTTTCACTCTTGCAAGAGAAAGAAAAGAATTAAAAACAATCATTTTTCTAGGAGGCTCTCAAGGTGCTAAATTTATCAACAATCTTGCCATAAAACTAGCACCAATGCTTAAAGAAAAGGGAGTAAAAATAATTCATCAATGCGGAAGAGAAGATTATGAGCTTTGTGAAAAAGCTTATAAAGAGCTTAATGTAAATGTCGATTTATTTGCCTTTCATAATGATTTAGCCTCAAAAATGAAAGAGGCAGATTTAGCTATTTCAAGGGCTGGAGCTAGCACCTTATTTGAACTTTGTGCAAATACTTTACCAACTATTTTTATCCCTTATCCTTATGCCGCTAAAAATCATCAATTTTTTAATGCTAAATTTCTACAAGATAGGGCTTTATGTCAAATTTTTACCCAAGAACAATGCCAAAACGAAATGACTTTTTTAAATTCAATTTTTACAATGAATTTAAAATATATCAGTCAAAAATTACAAGGCGTTACGCAAAAAAATGGAGCAGATTTAATGCTAGAAAGGGTGCTTAACTCTCTTTAA
- the ftsW gene encoding putative lipid II flippase FtsW, producing the protein MVADKKLFYLSCVLITIGIIFSYSLTTFTILYFDYNEFHFFIRQLFFGVSGILMMFFLSKLNPDNPNSYKIILAILIFSFFAIIILPFLPTNLATESGGAKRWIRLGPVSISPVEFFKIGLIYFLAWSYTRRINDEKKAIKHEILILLPYCIVATLVIGYIYITQNDLGQSVISFFLILALAFFAGASKRLFAFGILIVMMIGIAVIFSNQRRIQRIANWWGNIQDAFLPLLPEWIASAIRVSENSEPYQISHSLNAIAHGGFFGEGLGLGIFKLGFLSEVHTDFVLSGITEEIGLLGLAFICFLYLWMILRIFRIAGRCDKKEHFIFCSGIALLLLFSFFMNAFGIISLTPLKGVAVPLLSYGGSSMWAICVGIGYVLMISKKVKL; encoded by the coding sequence ATGGTAGCGGACAAAAAATTATTTTATTTAAGCTGTGTTTTAATCACCATAGGTATCATTTTTTCCTATTCTTTAACCACTTTTACCATTTTATATTTTGATTATAATGAATTCCATTTTTTTATACGCCAACTTTTTTTTGGTGTTAGTGGAATTTTAATGATGTTTTTTCTCTCAAAACTTAATCCAGATAATCCAAATTCCTATAAAATCATACTTGCTATCCTTATCTTTTCCTTTTTTGCCATTATCATCTTGCCTTTTTTGCCGACAAATTTAGCGACTGAAAGTGGAGGTGCAAAAAGGTGGATTAGGCTTGGTCCTGTTTCTATCTCCCCTGTTGAATTTTTTAAAATCGGTTTAATTTATTTTTTAGCTTGGTCTTACACAAGGCGTATTAATGATGAAAAAAAGGCGATTAAGCACGAAATTCTTATACTTTTGCCTTATTGTATTGTAGCGACTCTAGTCATAGGCTATATTTATATCACGCAAAATGATTTAGGTCAAAGTGTTATTAGCTTTTTTCTTATCCTTGCTCTTGCCTTTTTTGCTGGTGCTAGTAAAAGGCTTTTTGCTTTTGGAATTTTAATTGTGATGATGATAGGCATAGCCGTCATTTTTAGTAATCAAAGAAGAATTCAACGCATTGCAAATTGGTGGGGAAACATTCAAGACGCCTTTTTGCCTCTACTTCCCGAGTGGATTGCTTCAGCTATTCGCGTGAGTGAAAATAGCGAACCTTATCAAATTTCACACTCACTTAATGCCATAGCACACGGAGGCTTTTTTGGAGAGGGTTTGGGACTTGGAATTTTTAAGCTGGGCTTTTTGAGTGAAGTGCATACAGACTTCGTTCTTTCAGGCATTACGGAAGAAATAGGGCTTTTAGGATTAGCTTTTATTTGTTTTCTTTATCTTTGGATGATACTAAGAATTTTTAGAATCGCTGGACGATGTGATAAAAAAGAGCATTTTATCTTTTGCTCTGGCATAGCTTTACTTTTACTTTTTTCATTTTTTATGAATGCTTTTGGTATCATCTCACTTACCCCACTAAAAGGTGTTGCCGTGCCTCTTTTAAGTTATGGCGGAAGCTCAATGTGGGCAATTTGCGTGGGGATTGGCTATGTTTTAATGATTTCAAAAAAGGTTAAATTATGA
- a CDS encoding acetyl-CoA carboxylase subunit A, translating into MIKIRKILIANRAEIAVRVIRACRDLYIKSVAVFTEPDRECLHVKIADEAYRIGTDAIRGYLDIARIIEIAKACGADAIHPGYGFLSENYEFAKACEEANIIFIGPKSEVIYKMGNKNIARNLMAKNGIPVVPGTEKLNHLSLEELKEQAERIGYPVILKASGGGGGRGIRVVHQEEELENAFESCKREALAYFNNDEVFMEKYIVNPRHIEFQVLGDNYGNIIHLCERDCSIQRRHQKVVEIAPCPGISENLRKTMGVTAVAAAKAVGYTNAGTIEFLLDDYNQFYFMEMNTRIQVEHPVTEEVTGVDLIVRQIRIADGEILDLEQSDIKPRGFAIEVRITAENVWKNFIPSPGKIGEYYPALGPSVRVDSHIYKDYVVPPFYDSMLAKLIIKATSYDLAVNKLERALKEFVIDGIRTTIPFLIAITKTREFRRGYFDTSFIETHLDELLANTEDRQQENKEEVVAAIAATLKKIRESRK; encoded by the coding sequence ATGATTAAGATAAGAAAAATTCTCATTGCAAATCGTGCAGAAATAGCGGTGCGTGTGATTCGTGCTTGTAGAGATTTGTATATTAAAAGTGTGGCTGTTTTTACAGAGCCTGATAGAGAATGTTTGCATGTGAAAATCGCTGACGAGGCTTATAGGATAGGCACGGATGCGATACGGGGGTATTTAGACATTGCTAGAATTATTGAAATTGCTAAGGCTTGTGGGGCGGATGCGATTCACCCAGGCTATGGCTTTTTGAGTGAAAATTATGAATTTGCTAAGGCTTGTGAAGAGGCTAATATCATTTTCATAGGTCCAAAATCTGAAGTGATTTACAAAATGGGTAATAAAAATATCGCTAGAAATTTAATGGCGAAAAATGGCATTCCTGTCGTGCCGGGGACAGAAAAATTAAATCATCTTTCTTTAGAAGAGCTTAAAGAACAGGCTGAGAGGATAGGCTATCCCGTTATTTTAAAGGCTTCAGGAGGTGGCGGAGGTAGGGGAATTCGCGTGGTGCATCAAGAAGAAGAGCTTGAAAACGCTTTTGAATCTTGCAAAAGAGAGGCTTTGGCGTATTTTAATAATGATGAAGTTTTTATGGAAAAGTATATTGTCAATCCGCGTCATATTGAATTCCAAGTTTTGGGCGATAATTATGGCAATATTATCCACCTTTGCGAAAGAGACTGCTCGATACAAAGAAGACATCAAAAGGTTGTGGAGATTGCACCTTGTCCAGGGATATCTGAAAATTTGCGTAAAACTATGGGCGTTACTGCTGTGGCGGCGGCTAAGGCTGTGGGTTATACAAATGCTGGGACGATTGAGTTTTTGCTAGATGATTATAATCAGTTCTATTTTATGGAGATGAATACAAGAATTCAAGTTGAGCATCCTGTAACGGAAGAAGTTACGGGTGTGGATTTAATCGTGCGTCAAATTCGCATTGCCGATGGGGAAATTTTGGATTTGGAGCAAAGCGATATTAAGCCAAGAGGTTTTGCCATAGAGGTGAGAATCACAGCTGAAAATGTGTGGAAAAATTTTATCCCAAGTCCGGGTAAAATAGGCGAATATTACCCAGCCTTAGGACCATCTGTGAGGGTGGATAGTCATATTTATAAAGATTATGTTGTGCCGCCTTTTTATGATTCTATGCTTGCAAAGTTGATTATTAAAGCGACCAGCTATGATTTAGCTGTAAATAAGCTTGAGCGTGCTTTGAAGGAATTTGTGATTGATGGGATAAGAACGACCATACCTTTTTTAATCGCCATTACCAAAACGCGTGAATTTAGAAGAGGGTATTTTGATACTTCTTTTATAGAAACGCATTTAGATGAGCTTTTGGCAAATACGGAAGATAGACAGCAAGAAAACAAAGAAGAGGTTGTGGCTGCCATAGCGGCGACTTTAAAGAAGATTAGAGAAAGTAGGAAATGA
- a CDS encoding arginyltransferase, protein MREIGFCTLEETCPYLKDRKIKTEYKFIEHCPKSLNEELVYRGWRRFGCYFSRPICEGCEECLSVRILVNDFKFSKSQRRVIRKNQNTKIVLKAPQISNEHLFLYDKYHRFMEKKRAWKRYDLNFHKYFNLYIDGAMDFGYELDFYIDEKLVCVDLIDIFDGGISSIYCFYDPNYKEFSLGKFSLLSEIKLAKKRNLKYIYLGYFVKKCQSLSYKADYTPREILRGTSMPCEKLPLWEYDDASSADFRDD, encoded by the coding sequence ATGCGAGAAATAGGTTTTTGCACTTTAGAGGAAACTTGCCCCTATCTTAAAGATAGAAAGATAAAAACGGAGTATAAATTTATAGAGCATTGTCCAAAGTCCTTAAATGAAGAGCTTGTTTATAGAGGGTGGAGGCGTTTTGGTTGCTATTTTTCGCGTCCTATTTGCGAGGGGTGTGAAGAATGCTTGAGTGTAAGAATTTTGGTAAATGATTTTAAATTTAGCAAGAGTCAAAGAAGGGTAATCCGTAAAAATCAAAATACAAAAATCGTTTTAAAAGCTCCGCAAATTAGCAACGAGCATCTTTTTTTATATGATAAATATCATCGCTTTATGGAGAAAAAAAGGGCTTGGAAAAGATATGATTTAAATTTTCATAAATATTTTAATTTGTATATTGATGGAGCTATGGACTTTGGTTATGAGCTTGATTTTTATATTGACGAAAAATTAGTTTGTGTGGATTTAATTGACATTTTTGACGGAGGAATTTCTAGCATTTATTGCTTTTATGATCCTAATTATAAGGAATTTTCTTTGGGAAAATTTTCTTTATTAAGTGAAATAAAACTTGCAAAAAAAAGAAATTTAAAATACATTTATTTAGGATATTTTGTAAAAAAGTGTCAATCTTTATCTTACAAAGCCGATTATACACCTAGAGAAATTTTAAGAGGCACGAGTATGCCTTGTGAAAAATTGCCTTTATGGGAGTATGATGATGCAAGTAGTGCAGACTTTAGAGACGATTAA
- a CDS encoding adenylosuccinate lyase: protein MQVVQTLETINVNTDDISIFYYFKDLITKNFTKVIGRKNKIFSFFEENEIPQRRYFLKLLDQKYRKSHNESIDLKDAHFKTFRLNFEQRNTLRPMLHIKVSFCGKSILMQFNSNEKLFITYMKNYFKQYFKEYDESLHIVSLEYQNENTLELFEAFADESEHLKYCVDFNIDKEEYKNFRQNIHKAENMKWKFNALAKLFNNYFSTLECTPQNDLSEIRQKYLVLVKLYHPDFQQNKSAIERAYCREQFEKIQIAYDNLKALYKNNT from the coding sequence ATGCAAGTAGTGCAGACTTTAGAGACGATTAATGTAAATACGGACGATATTTCCATTTTCTATTATTTTAAAGATTTGATTACAAAAAATTTTACTAAGGTTATAGGAAGGAAAAATAAAATTTTTTCTTTTTTTGAGGAAAATGAAATTCCCCAAAGACGCTATTTTTTAAAGCTTCTTGATCAAAAATATCGCAAAAGTCATAATGAGAGCATAGATTTAAAAGATGCACATTTTAAGACTTTTAGGTTAAATTTCGAGCAGAGAAATACTTTAAGACCTATGCTTCATATAAAAGTTAGTTTTTGTGGGAAAAGCATTTTAATGCAATTTAACTCTAACGAAAAACTTTTTATCACTTATATGAAAAATTATTTTAAACAATATTTTAAAGAATATGATGAATCCCTACACATTGTGAGTTTGGAATATCAAAATGAAAACACTTTGGAGCTTTTTGAAGCTTTTGCTGATGAGAGTGAGCATTTAAAATATTGTGTTGATTTTAACATCGACAAAGAAGAATATAAAAATTTTCGTCAAAATATCCACAAGGCTGAAAATATGAAGTGGAAATTTAACGCCTTAGCTAAACTTTTTAATAATTATTTTTCCACATTAGAATGCACCCCACAAAACGATTTAAGTGAAATTCGTCAAAAATATCTTGTGTTGGTGAAGCTTTATCATCCTGACTTTCAGCAAAATAAAAGTGCGATAGAAAGGGCGTATTGTAGAGAGCAGTTTGAAAAAATTCAAATTGCTTATGATAATCTTAAGGCTTTATATAAAAATAATACTTGA
- the ftsZ gene encoding cell division protein FtsZ, whose translation MSEFSVEEAQHNKGAKIKVIGCGGGGGNMINHMVKMGLNDLDLIVANTDAQAISNSLAKTKIQLGEKKTKGLGAGMLPEVGAESARESFEEVKASLSQSDIVFIASGFGGGTGTGATPVIAQAAKEIGALTVSVVTMPFTFEGKQRKKLAEAGLLELKKESDSILVIQNEKLLSIIDKKAGIKDAFKLVDDILARAVKGMTSILLDNGDINVDFADVRTIMGHRGLALMGVGSASGENAIEEALSNAMESPLLDGMDIKGAKGVILHFKTSSNCSLFEISAAANSIQEVVDENAKIIFGTTTDDSMEDRVEVTIIATGFEDKTQENEKTHNENAPKKNPYLNLKKVSGGYDEEIMNQLEIPTWHRRQMD comes from the coding sequence ATGAGCGAATTTTCTGTCGAAGAAGCACAGCACAATAAAGGTGCAAAAATCAAAGTCATAGGCTGTGGTGGCGGTGGCGGTAATATGATTAATCATATGGTAAAAATGGGACTTAATGATTTAGATCTTATCGTAGCCAACACTGACGCACAAGCGATTTCTAATTCTTTAGCTAAAACAAAAATTCAATTAGGCGAGAAAAAAACGAAAGGTTTAGGTGCTGGAATGTTACCCGAAGTAGGTGCAGAAAGTGCCAGAGAAAGCTTTGAGGAGGTCAAAGCCTCTTTAAGTCAAAGCGATATCGTTTTCATCGCTTCAGGTTTTGGTGGAGGTACAGGCACGGGTGCAACTCCTGTCATCGCACAAGCAGCCAAGGAAATAGGCGCTTTGACGGTTTCTGTTGTAACTATGCCTTTTACTTTCGAAGGTAAGCAAAGAAAAAAACTAGCCGAGGCAGGACTCTTGGAGCTCAAAAAAGAAAGCGATTCTATCCTTGTTATTCAAAATGAAAAACTCCTTAGCATTATTGATAAAAAAGCAGGCATTAAAGACGCTTTTAAACTTGTCGATGACATTTTAGCGCGTGCTGTCAAGGGTATGACATCTATACTTTTAGATAATGGCGATATTAATGTGGATTTTGCCGATGTAAGAACCATTATGGGGCATAGAGGCTTGGCATTAATGGGCGTTGGAAGTGCAAGTGGTGAAAATGCCATAGAAGAAGCTCTTAGTAATGCTATGGAGTCTCCGTTACTTGATGGTATGGATATTAAGGGTGCTAAAGGTGTTATTTTGCATTTTAAAACAAGCTCAAATTGCTCTTTATTTGAAATTTCAGCTGCTGCAAACAGCATACAAGAAGTGGTTGATGAAAATGCTAAAATCATCTTTGGTACAACGACTGATGATAGTATGGAAGATAGAGTGGAAGTTACCATTATCGCAACAGGCTTTGAAGATAAAACTCAAGAAAATGAAAAAACACACAACGAAAACGCTCCTAAAAAGAATCCTTATCTAAATCTTAAAAAAGTCAGCGGTGGTTACGATGAGGAAATAATGAATCAGTTGGAAATTCCTACTTGGCATCGTAGGCAAATGGATTGA
- the kdsB gene encoding 3-deoxy-manno-octulosonate cytidylyltransferase, whose product MIIIPARLKSTRFKEKILCDIGGVPMFIATAKRASLVDEVCIALDDEKVLKIAQNHGFKAVLTNQNHKSGTDRINEACQILKLKDEAIIINVQADEPFIEIENLKQFKEFSETYLDKEAFMTSCFKKISQEQAKDPNLVKVLCDKFGFALYFSRAKIPFERESYKEDFKGHLGIYAYSVKALREFCTFENSNLEKAEKLEQLRALENGKKIKMLEISTQSMGIDTKEDYEKALQFYANN is encoded by the coding sequence ATGATCATAATACCAGCGAGATTAAAATCAACGCGCTTTAAGGAAAAAATTCTTTGTGATATAGGCGGTGTGCCTATGTTTATCGCTACGGCAAAAAGAGCTTCTTTGGTCGATGAAGTTTGCATAGCGCTCGATGATGAAAAAGTGCTTAAAATCGCTCAAAATCACGGCTTTAAAGCAGTTTTAACAAACCAAAATCACAAAAGTGGAACAGATAGAATCAATGAAGCTTGTCAAATTTTAAAGCTCAAAGATGAAGCAATTATCATCAATGTCCAAGCAGATGAACCTTTCATTGAGATAGAAAATTTAAAACAATTTAAAGAATTTAGCGAAACTTATTTAGACAAAGAAGCTTTTATGACAAGCTGCTTTAAGAAAATTAGCCAAGAACAAGCAAAAGACCCCAATTTAGTGAAAGTTTTATGTGATAAATTTGGCTTTGCACTCTATTTTTCAAGAGCAAAAATTCCTTTTGAGAGGGAAAGTTATAAAGAGGATTTTAAGGGGCATTTAGGAATTTATGCTTATAGCGTAAAGGCTTTAAGGGAATTTTGCACCTTTGAAAACTCAAACTTAGAAAAAGCTGAAAAATTAGAACAACTAAGAGCTTTAGAAAATGGCAAAAAAATCAAAATGCTTGAAATTTCAACGCAAAGTATGGGCATAGATACAAAAGAAGATTACGAAAAAGCACTTCAATTTTATGCAAACAATTAG